Proteins encoded within one genomic window of Triticum aestivum cultivar Chinese Spring chromosome 2D, IWGSC CS RefSeq v2.1, whole genome shotgun sequence:
- the LOC123049433 gene encoding uncharacterized protein, with protein MGEAPCSVVAPRRSPARFRLPRHGLRRKVHVVRLGNGGAGAGARAGGVRRLCGLRRRIKLRWFRSAMWRLAELCVAVLSGPPGTADAPPSWTGVEPCFAAPFLPAALVRRAGQE; from the coding sequence atgggggAGGCGCCGTGCAGCGTGGTGGCGCCGCGCCGTTCCCCGGCGCGCTTCCGCCTGCCGCGCCACGGGCTGCGCCGCAAGGTCCACGTCGTCCGGCTCGGGAACGGTGGTGCCGGTGCCGGCGCACGGGCTGGCGGGGTCCGCCGCCTCTGCGGCCTCCGGCGTCGGATCAAGCTCCGGTGGTTCCGGAGCGCCATGTGGCGCCTGGCCGAGCTCTGCGTGGCGGTGCTGTCGGGGCCCCCGGGGACGGCCGACGCCCCGCCGTCGTGGACCGGCGTGGAGCCGTGCTTCGCCGCGCCCTTCCTGCCGGCCGCGCTGGTGAGGCGCGCGGGGCAGGAGTAG